In Dermacentor silvarum isolate Dsil-2018 chromosome 10, BIME_Dsil_1.4, whole genome shotgun sequence, the genomic stretch ccttgacctgactaacctatggtcactgcactttaccttacctaacacttctacattctgcactatgctcggatcagcagagagtatgaaatctatttcattccttgtttctccattagggcttttccatgtccacttcctgttgctgcgcttcctgacgaatgtattcattattcggagcctattcctttctgcgaattctaccaacatctctcctcttgcattcctagaatcgatgccgtagttgccaattgcttgctcgccaacctgctttttccccatttttgcattgaagtcgcccatgactacagtatactgagtttgcacctttctcattgcaaattcgacatcttcataaaactgttctatttcttcatcatcgtgactggaagttggggcgtaggcttgtactaccttcattttgtacctcctattcagctttattacgacgactgctaccctctcactaatgctgtaaaattcatcaatgttgcctgctttgttgttatgaactagaaatcctaccccggattctctcttatctggaagacctctgtagcagaggacgtggccgttagtcagcactacgtaagcctcaccagttcttctaacctcactaaggccaataatatcccaggcaatgcctgataattcctcaaatagtcctgctaagctagcctcactcgagagggtgcgcgtgttgaacgttgccaggttcagtttccattggcggcctgtccggacccagggattcttggcaccctctgccacgtcgcaggtctgaccgccgccttggtcaggtgctccgcagccactggggactgagggcaatgggttaattgtcggagtcatgagggaggtagtggccgaattctgcaccagggaggccaattcctgttctggtgagggagtgactttgatgaagcttagtgggcctgcctagtttggtttcacctgaactagtatagccccactagctctcggcaatatttttttttgccggtgtcaggcaccactccatgcctgaaaatgtagtggactggagcaggattcgaacttacgaccttcagatttgaagtcgggtgttctacctctgctccacgccaccaccctgCTTATATTATCAGTGTGCCCGCGGAGCGCAGGAAAGTGAAGGTTGGCAGATGCGGTGCAAGTGTGAGCAAGGTTCGACAGAAGAACCTACGCCTGCGGGCACATCAAACGGCTGAGGGTTTTGCGGAGGTGCGGTCCACGCGCTAGCCGCACGCATACGCGCGTTCTGTTCGGCACCGCAGAACTTTGTTTCTTTAAAGCGTCATTTGCCGTGAGCACTCTATAGCTCAGGCCGCAGTCAGTGTATTTAAACGCGTACGGACGTTCTCTTCTGCTGGCCTTCTCGTCGGCGCGTTGTGGCTGGTCACATCTCCACGGTGCGCAGCTATCCTAAACTTGCTCAGTAAAGCAAAACAGTTCCTCGAGCGACGACCGCCATACGTGTTTGTTCTCATAAACTGCAGATATGGGCTAGCCAGAGGTCGGTGTGTCATGATTTGCGTAAAGTGTGCTCTCGATCATCGCATGTGCGTTCTTTCAGTGCAGTGAGAATGCCGATTTATTTTCGGAAAAGCCGGCATAAGTCGCAGGGACCGGCCTCGTGGTTTAATTTGCCGATTTCATTATGAAGTCCTGTGAACGCTTAATAACAATACTGGGACGAAATGACTGTGGTAACGGTACAGCAATGGTACACCGCGATCATTACGTTCATTACGCCCGCACACCTCCGTGCGGCCCGGCGTTCTTGCGCGCCGAAGGCAAGAAATCTAAACAAGAGAGGTGAAGCAGCCCCGACAAGATGGCAGAGTAAGGCCAACTTTCGGCGTCATGGAggcttcacaaagagtgacgtcaggACCTCTCTTCAGTTCCTTCCTTTCTCCATGGCCGATTTAGTAGAGAAGATGCAAGctcactacccccccccccccccccccccccctttgccccGCGAGGCTCACACGAAAAGTGTGGAGGAAGTCACGCAGTGTTTTTCGCTTTAGgccgaaaatgtgggccgatcccggagactgtGCAAATAAGCAGGAAGTGCACACTCTGCTGCTTCTCCGAGGCCTTACacgacgtcatcaggtgacatcataaCTTGACGAAGATGTTACCGCGTGACGTCACGTTGGACGTATGACGTCATCAAatacgtcatcaggcgatattgTCACGTggcgatgccgttattctcgtataTACGAATAACAAACTTCTGGCGTACGTCGCTTGCgatggtggtgcttgtctaacgtcggcaacagcttcacTGTACATCTACTTTTACAGGGAGGAATGGAGGCGGAGTTTTTTAGAGAGTGTAACCCAAGAGTGAATCTATACAAGCCagtgaaactggaggcgtgccgaggGTTTAATTTTATGCATTGATGATTAGCTGATCTACCTGAGGTCGTCGCCAGAACTCGCAGCGATCCCCTACTTTGCCAAGCTCGGCATTTCCTGCATAGCATCCCTGGCGTTCTTTTACGTGTACCTAAAACACGGAAAATGATCTGTCATGCTCGGAAGTGAATTGTGGCACTGCACTGTAAATTCTGGAGTCTATTTCGTTTATAGGCTTTCTATATAATACAAAAAATGATAATCAGCAATCACGATTATATATTTTGTTCAATTTTGTTACTTAAAGACCTATAACAAAGCGAGTTTTAGATGAGCCATGAGTAAATAAGgtaaatacaaacaaaaatattgGGAAACATAGCAGTGTAATATAGACACAGGTAATATAGAAAAAAAAGGTATAATAAAATACTGCGCACAATTCGCGGTTCCTTCACGTGCAAATATCTTTGCATCGCTTGAATGCAGCGAATTGACGACGGCTTCACTGAATCAGCTGCAATGGAGCATGCAAGTCGTGAAAGCGGGGACGCGGGCAGTCCTGTGGCTTCACCTGCGGCTCCAGCTCCGGCTCAACGCGAGGCTGCGACTGCGGCTCTCCTGGCCGCCTTGAATCCACCGGGCACTGCCGAGAATGTGTGGGATGGCATCGAGTACAGCAGCGATGCTCGGAAACCGGAGCATCACAACTTGAAATTCAGGATTCCTTCGGACTCTACCGTCCCGAGTAAATTGTCTCTCCTGGCTCGGTGCTATAGTGGTGCCCGATTATAGCTTTATATCCTGTTTTAAATCCTATTTagcgcgatagcattaagggccccatgtcgcagaaaatccgccggCGTCCGCgactgagaaaatcatcccgagccaccccgaccacgcaggccttccgcATGGCGCAAAGTTGTTACTGAACTATTGAGATTTCTCAaactaaaatccgtcagaaaaatggtaaagtacgacttaaccacagtcTACAGACAAGATAGCGTCGgattcgaatgtacgagaaaacataattctgttacgaagaaCTTCAAACACAGACCCCTTTTGCAACATTTCTACCATCCTAACAGCGgcacgcccgggtaggttacttgcaaaaacaccatcgagatggcgctcgcctcctcggcaggtccAACTGAGACTTATCGtgtctaatgcgttttggacacgcgcgtgcctcGGGGCAACTGCCAactattaataaaataatgaaaaaaggtcctagggctttcacattttgaTTTAAGATGGCtcatattgcccctggaaaaatgtatTCCCAGCAATGCGTTTGTATTTAaacgtgaagccgactttaagggcgattggtgtaagcttggtgtttgtaagctggatttcccacgttgtgtgttgcagtgaagcctactcataaagaaaaatgcagtgcgaacggggcccgataactctatcgcgttccactctaaaagacgaagcttaagcgtcctccaattttttttcctgttttgaaACATTCCTGAACCGACAAAGCAAAGTGAGCGCGTGTCATGTGAGTTCAATACGATGACCGATCACGCCACAGATTTCGCCTTGTCTAGACACGGTCCTCGACGCAGAACAATTTCTTAACCACACAATATTGGGAGCGGACACAGCGTTCTTCGCCCTTGCTGGTACGATAGAGTGATGACGTTGTCACGTTGCTAACTGAACCACACTGGTATGACAATCTGCTGCTGTGTTTTCGAAGGCTGTCTATCGAGTTGTTGGCTCCGCGCCAGCGGCCAAAATCGCAAAGTTTCTCTTTTGGAAGTGCGCTTTGCCATTGGCCTTCACTAATTACATCAGGATTGGTTGCAATTTTATCTCACAAACACTTCTAGGGTAGGAGATTTTTGTGCATATGGGTTCCGGGGGCGTGCAGTTTTACCATATAACCACGTGCGCTAATGTTATACACAAAGACACAAGCCGAATTTTGAAGTATTTGGTGCTACGATACAAGTTGTTCAGAATTATCGGTATAAAGGCTTTGTACCTGAGCTATCACGTACCTGATGGCAAAAACAGCATCCTCTTTGTCACCGCCGTATTTCGTCTGACGCTAACAACATCGATGCGGGCTTGTTATCGCGATGATACGACGGAACGGTGTAAGCAAATTTTTAGCTTCTCAATAAATGAAACAGCCAGACGTTTGCACTTTTATACATGCTCCGTAGGCTATGTGGTGACTGCCGCCCGCGCGTATTTGAAAAGTACCGGCAGGAACTGACGCCCCAAGGGAGTCATACGCTTTTCTTGCAAAGCTGCTACAGCTTTGCTGGCGCATCCAATGAACGACATTAGAGGGCGGGCCTTCGTGAAGGCGGTGGCGTTTTGTGAAGTAAAActaagtcgcagttttgccccgaaccatcgattgcgattgcaaattattAGGCACGTATAAGAAGtcaggatagtagctttatcggccgtataaacttgtaaagattCGTTTATTCACTcagttaacaagcacggtgtcacgcgcgcacaagcagacAGGAACGCATCTTAttgatgactgcggaaactcgctgtcaaaaacgctggcgtgagggaGCGCGGTTGCAGTAGCAAGCGAATCAACCTTCgagccgccgctcgcatcaacgcgaactaagcagcgcAAACACAGTGCAGGCGAACTCTGCCCCCggtgcagatggctttcaagatagagccccccgggcgggcgcgcgctgcgtagaacgcccccccccccccctccccccagagcCTTGTGACCCGGCGGCCGCGCTCGCCCCGCGCGGAGTAGAAGCCAGACGTTCACATTTTGCCATAATACGTAGTCACCCTAATATCAAAGATTAGAGTCGTAATAATTACCAGCTCAATTGGAAAGATTGGGGCTTACTAACTAGTTGCCAATGCGCCTATGTGATCCAGAGAAAGTGCCTTCAATAGGTCAAAGCCTCTGTATTTCATGATTTTGGAATGTCTGAGCCTAAACAGCCGGCGCAACCCTATTCCTAGTAGTAATGGTGCGAAAACTATAGAATTTTGCACCGCTTCCGGAAGGGCATTGCCAATATTCACTGGATAGCAGTGGGGTGTGCTTTGTTTGAGTGCGTACTATAATATTCTTCCTGCTGTTCTTGCGCAGGCAGCATCGACGGCGTGGAGTTCGAGCTTTGGCCTTATCACTGCGACACGTGCGGCTTCCACTTCGACGTTCAGTGCCGCACCAAGAAGGTACGGAAGCGTCCAAAAGGGAAGGGtacaagaataaaaagaaaaaaaattgcgtagcttgcactggaggcgcaatgctaaacagaCAGCGGAACTGATGGGCACCTTGCtaatcctggcttttgggctgggctaagcactaccaagtcaaccccagcatgtTCCGAAATTtgttcattattgatcgattatcgattagctattgattggctatcgcaaggtaatgGCCACGTATCtgggctaggataagcactaccaagccatccccagcatttcccgaaatttattgattgttgattgATTATGagttaggtattgattggctattgattggctgtatttgggctatgctaagcgctaccaagtcatccccagcattttccggaatattccggattagctattgattgactatcgattggttatcgatgaccgACCAATCTGTagtagttccaaccatgcttggctggactta encodes the following:
- the LOC125941096 gene encoding uncharacterized protein LOC125941096: MEHASRESGDAGSPVASPAAPAPAQREAATAALLAALNPPGTAENVWDGIEYSSDARKPEHHNLKFRIPSDSTVPSSIDGVEFELWPYHCDTCGFHFDVQCRTKKAAHEHWPNAGI